The proteins below are encoded in one region of Megasphaera vaginalis (ex Bordigoni et al. 2020):
- a CDS encoding TVP38/TMEM64 family protein, with translation MTDKTLGWMLRLVGLLAIIAVFWGIQLILPDFYTTMWQLLIDGDLEGLTAYISSFGYEAILISIFMIAFINAIGLPSIPFLTVNGVIFGLIPGIVISWIGEVLGIEISFRLTRKLLRKQAQKVIQRSNMLEKLDSYSCVKTIMAGRAIPYSPNVVVTALSSLSHISYKDHFVANLFGKIPAVIIEVWFGHDLLLIREHWGRLLVLTFVVIAVYAFLWWRRKHQ, from the coding sequence ATGACAGATAAAACCTTGGGCTGGATGCTGCGACTTGTCGGCCTTTTAGCTATCATTGCCGTTTTCTGGGGAATCCAGCTGATCTTGCCCGATTTCTATACGACTATGTGGCAACTCCTGATCGACGGAGATTTGGAAGGGCTGACGGCATATATCTCGTCTTTTGGCTATGAGGCGATACTGATCAGCATATTCATGATCGCTTTTATCAATGCCATCGGACTTCCGTCGATTCCGTTCCTTACTGTAAACGGCGTAATCTTCGGATTGATACCGGGTATCGTCATTTCTTGGATCGGAGAAGTCCTTGGCATTGAGATCAGTTTTCGCCTGACGCGAAAACTGCTGCGAAAACAGGCGCAAAAAGTGATTCAACGGAGCAATATGCTGGAAAAGCTGGATTCGTACAGCTGTGTCAAGACGATCATGGCCGGGCGGGCTATACCGTATTCTCCGAATGTCGTCGTTACGGCGCTCAGTTCATTAAGCCATATATCTTATAAAGATCATTTTGTAGCCAATCTGTTCGGAAAAATCCCTGCCGTTATCATTGAAGTGTGGTTCGGACATGACCTGTTACTGATTCGTGAACATTGGGGACGATTGCTGGTACTGACATTTGTCGTTATTGCCGTTTACGCATTCCTCTGGTGGCGGCGTAAACATCAGTAA
- a CDS encoding NADH peroxidase: protein MKKFVCGICGYVFEGDAAPEKCPQCGAPASKFTELQEGVKEYADEHRVGVAKGVDERIIEGLRMNFTGECSEVGMYLAMSRVADRQGYPEVAEAYKRIAFEEAEHAAKFAELLGEVVTDDTKTNLEMRAAAEQGACAGKKEIATLAKQLNLDAIHDTVHEMAKDEARHGRVFDGLLARYFQK from the coding sequence ATGAAAAAATTTGTTTGTGGTATCTGCGGTTACGTATTCGAAGGCGATGCCGCCCCTGAAAAGTGTCCGCAATGCGGCGCTCCCGCTTCCAAATTTACGGAACTGCAGGAAGGCGTAAAAGAATATGCCGACGAACATCGCGTCGGCGTTGCCAAAGGCGTTGATGAACGCATCATCGAAGGTCTCCGCATGAACTTCACAGGCGAATGCTCCGAAGTCGGCATGTATCTTGCCATGAGTCGTGTTGCCGATCGCCAGGGTTACCCGGAAGTCGCGGAAGCTTACAAGCGTATCGCCTTTGAAGAAGCCGAACACGCCGCAAAATTTGCTGAACTTCTCGGCGAAGTCGTTACAGACGATACCAAGACAAATCTCGAAATGCGTGCAGCCGCCGAACAAGGCGCTTGTGCAGGCAAGAAAGAAATCGCCACACTGGCAAAACAGTTAAATCTTGACGCGATCCACGATACGGTACACGAAATGGCAAAAGACGAAGCTCGTCACGGCCGCGTATTTGACGGTTTGCTCGCCCGCTATTTCCAGAAATAA